In one Streptomyces venezuelae genomic region, the following are encoded:
- the lpdA gene encoding dihydrolipoyl dehydrogenase has translation MANDASTVFDLVILGGGSGGYAAALRGAQLGLDVALIEKNKLGGTCLHNGCIPTKALLHAGEIADQAREADQFGVKATFEGIDMAAVHKYKDDVISGLYKGLQGLVASRKVTYIEGEGKLSSPTSVDVNGQRVQGRHVLLATGSVPKSLPGLEIDGNRIISSDHGLTLDRVPKSAIILGGGVIGVEFASAWKSFGSDVTVIEGLKHLVPVEDENSSKLLERAFRKRGIKFNLGTFFEKAEYTQDGVRVTLADGKTFEAEVLLVAIGRGPVSQGLGYEEQGVAMDRGYVLVDEYMQTNVPTISAVGDLVPTLQLAHVGFAEGMLVAERLAGLKTVPVDYDGVPRVTYCHPEVASVGITEAKAKEIYGADKVVALKYNLAGNGKSKILKTAGEIKLVQVKDGAVVGVHMVGDRMGEQVGEAQLIYNWEALPAEVAQLIHAHPTQNEALGEAHLALAGKPLHSHD, from the coding sequence GTGGCGAACGACGCCAGCACCGTTTTCGACCTAGTGATTCTCGGCGGCGGTAGCGGCGGTTACGCCGCGGCCCTGCGCGGAGCGCAGCTGGGCCTGGACGTCGCACTGATCGAGAAGAACAAGCTCGGCGGCACCTGCCTGCACAACGGCTGCATCCCCACGAAGGCGCTGCTGCACGCCGGCGAGATCGCCGACCAGGCGCGCGAGGCCGACCAGTTCGGCGTGAAGGCCACCTTCGAGGGCATCGACATGGCGGCCGTCCACAAGTACAAGGACGACGTGATCTCGGGCCTCTACAAGGGCCTGCAGGGTCTTGTCGCCTCCCGCAAGGTGACGTACATCGAGGGCGAGGGCAAGCTCTCCTCCCCGACCTCGGTCGACGTGAACGGTCAGCGTGTCCAGGGCCGCCACGTCCTCCTCGCGACCGGTTCCGTGCCGAAGTCGCTGCCGGGCCTGGAGATCGACGGCAACCGCATCATCTCCTCGGACCACGGCCTGACCCTGGACCGCGTGCCGAAGTCCGCGATCATCCTGGGCGGCGGCGTCATCGGCGTCGAGTTCGCCTCGGCCTGGAAGTCCTTCGGTTCCGACGTCACGGTCATCGAGGGCCTCAAGCACCTCGTGCCCGTCGAGGACGAGAACAGCTCCAAGCTTCTTGAGCGCGCGTTCCGCAAGCGCGGCATCAAGTTCAACCTCGGCACCTTCTTCGAGAAGGCCGAGTACACGCAGGACGGCGTCCGCGTGACCCTCGCCGACGGCAAGACCTTCGAGGCCGAGGTCCTCCTGGTCGCCATCGGCCGCGGCCCGGTCTCGCAGGGCCTCGGTTACGAGGAGCAGGGCGTCGCCATGGACCGTGGCTACGTCCTCGTCGACGAGTACATGCAGACCAACGTCCCGACGATCTCGGCCGTGGGCGACCTGGTGCCGACCCTCCAGCTCGCGCACGTCGGCTTCGCCGAGGGCATGCTGGTGGCGGAGCGCCTGGCCGGTCTCAAGACGGTCCCGGTCGACTACGACGGCGTGCCCCGGGTGACGTACTGCCACCCCGAGGTCGCCTCCGTGGGCATCACCGAGGCCAAGGCCAAGGAGATCTACGGCGCGGACAAGGTCGTCGCCCTCAAGTACAACCTCGCGGGCAACGGCAAGAGCAAGATCCTCAAGACCGCGGGCGAGATCAAGCTCGTCCAGGTCAAGGACGGTGCCGTGGTCGGCGTCCACATGGTCGGCGACCGCATGGGCGAGCAGGTCGGCGAAGCCCAGCTGATCTACAACTGGGAAGCGCTGCCGGCCGAGGTGGCCCAGCTCATCCACGCCCACCCGACCCAGAACGAGGCGCTCGGCGAGGCCCACCTG
- a CDS encoding leucyl aminopeptidase — MTALTLSTAAATGLRADAIVVGVAKGAGSKGGLVVAPGAEAVDKAYDGKLASVLETLGASGGEGEVTKLPAPSGFKAPVVVAVGLGEVPEKDETYGTDALRRAAGVAARALTGSKKAAFALPVEAAEDAGALAEGALLGAYAFDAYKGMADTKAAKKNGKDAKAPLAEVALLGGKPRDKAYKAAVERAVAVAEELNRARDLVNTPPNDLNPEAFAAVAQAAAKEHGIKVQVLDEKALTKGGFGGILGVGAGSEAPPRLVKLSYTSSKAKKHLAFVGKGITYDSGGISLKPAGHNETMKCDMAGAAAVFAAVVAAARLGLEVNVTGWLALAENMPSGSATRPGDVLRMYSGKTVEVLNTDAEGRLVLADAIAKASEDQPDAIVDVATLTGAMMMALGNRTFGIMANDDAFRTSIHEIAEEVGEPSWPMPLPSDLRKGMDSPTADIANMGERMGGGLVAGLFLKEFVGEGITWAHLDIAGPAFHEGAPFGYTPKGGTGSAVRTLVRLAEHTASGDLG; from the coding sequence GTGACTGCTCTGACTCTCAGCACCGCCGCCGCGACCGGCCTGCGTGCCGACGCGATCGTCGTCGGTGTCGCGAAGGGCGCTGGATCCAAGGGTGGCCTGGTCGTCGCCCCCGGCGCCGAGGCCGTGGACAAGGCGTACGACGGCAAGCTCGCGTCCGTCCTGGAGACCCTCGGCGCCTCGGGCGGCGAGGGTGAGGTGACGAAGCTTCCCGCGCCGTCCGGCTTCAAGGCCCCGGTCGTCGTCGCGGTCGGTCTCGGCGAGGTCCCGGAGAAGGACGAGACGTACGGCACGGACGCCCTGCGCCGCGCCGCCGGTGTCGCCGCGCGCGCCCTCACCGGCTCGAAGAAGGCCGCGTTCGCGCTGCCCGTCGAGGCCGCCGAGGACGCCGGCGCGCTGGCCGAGGGCGCCCTGCTCGGCGCCTACGCCTTCGACGCGTACAAGGGCATGGCCGACACCAAGGCCGCGAAGAAGAACGGCAAGGACGCCAAGGCGCCGCTCGCCGAGGTCGCCCTGCTCGGCGGCAAGCCCCGCGACAAGGCGTACAAGGCCGCCGTCGAGCGCGCCGTCGCCGTCGCCGAGGAGCTGAACCGCGCCCGCGACCTGGTGAACACCCCGCCGAACGACCTCAACCCGGAGGCCTTCGCCGCCGTCGCCCAGGCCGCGGCCAAGGAGCACGGCATCAAGGTGCAGGTCCTCGACGAGAAGGCCCTCACCAAGGGCGGCTTCGGCGGCATCCTCGGCGTCGGCGCCGGCTCGGAGGCCCCGCCGCGCCTGGTGAAGCTCTCGTACACGAGCTCCAAGGCCAAGAAGCACCTCGCCTTCGTCGGCAAGGGCATCACGTACGACTCGGGCGGCATCTCGCTGAAGCCCGCCGGTCACAACGAGACCATGAAGTGCGACATGGCCGGTGCCGCCGCGGTCTTCGCCGCCGTCGTGGCCGCCGCGCGCCTGGGCCTCGAAGTGAACGTCACCGGCTGGCTGGCGCTCGCCGAGAACATGCCGTCCGGCTCCGCGACCCGCCCCGGCGACGTCCTGCGGATGTACAGCGGCAAGACCGTCGAGGTCCTCAACACCGACGCCGAGGGCCGTCTGGTCCTGGCCGACGCCATCGCCAAGGCCTCCGAGGACCAGCCGGACGCGATCGTCGACGTGGCGACCCTGACCGGCGCCATGATGATGGCGCTGGGCAACCGCACCTTCGGCATCATGGCCAACGACGACGCCTTCCGCACCTCGATCCACGAGATCGCCGAGGAGGTCGGCGAGCCGTCCTGGCCGATGCCGCTCCCCTCCGATCTGCGCAAGGGCATGGACTCCCCCACCGCCGACATCGCCAACATGGGCGAGCGCATGGGCGGCGGCCTGGTCGCCGGTCTCTTCCTGAAGGAGTTCGTCGGCGAGGGCATCACCTGGGCCCACCTCGACATCGCGGGCCCCGCCTTCCACGAGGGCGCCCCCTTCGGCTACACCCCCAAGGGCGGCACCGGCTCCGCGGTCCGCACCCTGGTCCGGCTCGCCGAGCACACCGCCTCGGGCGACCTGGGCTGA
- a CDS encoding adenosylcobinamide-GDP ribazoletransferase, translated as MRFAFGTLTALPVRVTRWDRGAARSGMQCAPLAGLVVGLCAAGVGGVLTVLGAGPLLAAVATAAVPAALTRGLHLDGLADTADGLGSAKPADDALRIMKQSDIGPFGVLTLLFVLLAQVAVLFQLYETSWARGAFAAVVSATAARLALTLAARDGVPPARPEGLGAAVAGVVPRARAAGIAVLVVAAAAAGGLLFGAAGAVRGAAAVVLALGAGELLLRHCVRRFGGVTGDVFGGLAETAATGALVVLALG; from the coding sequence ATGCGTTTCGCCTTCGGCACCCTCACCGCGCTGCCCGTCCGCGTCACCCGCTGGGACCGCGGAGCCGCCCGCTCCGGCATGCAGTGCGCGCCCCTCGCCGGACTGGTCGTCGGCCTCTGCGCGGCGGGCGTCGGCGGCGTCCTGACGGTCCTCGGCGCGGGACCCCTCCTCGCCGCCGTCGCGACCGCCGCGGTTCCCGCCGCCCTCACCCGCGGCCTGCACCTCGACGGTCTCGCCGACACCGCCGACGGCCTCGGCAGCGCCAAGCCCGCCGACGACGCGCTGCGCATCATGAAGCAGTCCGACATCGGGCCCTTCGGCGTGCTCACCCTGCTCTTCGTGCTGCTCGCGCAGGTCGCCGTGCTCTTCCAGCTGTACGAGACGTCGTGGGCCCGCGGCGCCTTCGCCGCCGTCGTCTCCGCGACCGCGGCCCGCCTCGCCCTGACCCTGGCCGCCCGCGACGGCGTGCCCCCGGCCCGCCCCGAAGGACTCGGCGCCGCCGTCGCGGGAGTGGTCCCGCGCGCCCGCGCGGCAGGGATCGCCGTCCTCGTGGTGGCGGCCGCGGCGGCCGGCGGCCTGCTCTTCGGGGCGGCCGGTGCCGTGCGGGGCGCGGCCGCCGTCGTTCTCGCGCTCGGCGCCGGGGAGTTGCTGCTCCGGCACTGCGTACGGCGGTTCGGCGGGGTCACCGGAGACGTCTTCGGGGGCCTCGCGGAGACCGCGGCGACCGGCGCCCTGGTCGTGCTCGCGCTGGGCTGA
- a CDS encoding phosphatidylglycerol lysyltransferase domain-containing protein, whose amino-acid sequence MGDDQVVAGRQKSRTVIERRAAGFAVWYLRAVTFINFLSAVWVSLGQDVRQHNTANYFTPYLLTAGFASGAFTLFLAITMRRRKRAAWILNLVLSGLFLLLFAFAMVFPEIRAYAQNWISLILTAAFVAALVVGRREFYAKGDRSNPKLASAVAAGGLLVTSLIAALLVTVTNTAHDDYRSTFLDRWRYGTMRLVSLAADDKRFEGITTPGWVNVAINILSALLLCAVLYAAFRSRRAVDPLTEDDEERLRALLDRHGDRDSLGYFSLRREKSVVWSPTGKAAVAYRVVGGVSLASGDPIGDPEAWPGAIEPWLAEAREHGWIPAVMGASEEAGTIYARHGLDALELGDEAIVEIAEFTLDGRAMRTVRQAYNRVKRAGYTVRIRRHEDIPADEMAALLERADDWRDGATERGFSMALGRLGDPADGRCVMLECTDGDGVLRALLSFVPWGPHGLSLDLMRRDRDAENGLMEFMVIELLQRAPEIKITQVSLNFAMFRSVFERGSRLGAGPVLRLWRSLLSFFSRWWQIESLYRANAKYRPIWEPRFLLFEKSIDLLRIGVASGRAEGFLEAPGLPKWLHRKHLESRR is encoded by the coding sequence ATGGGAGATGATCAGGTCGTCGCCGGGCGACAGAAATCACGCACCGTCATAGAGCGCCGCGCCGCGGGGTTCGCCGTCTGGTACCTCCGGGCCGTCACGTTCATCAACTTCCTGAGCGCGGTCTGGGTGTCCCTCGGGCAGGACGTGCGTCAGCACAACACGGCGAACTACTTCACGCCGTACCTGCTGACCGCCGGCTTCGCGTCGGGCGCGTTCACGCTGTTCCTGGCGATCACCATGCGGCGCCGCAAGCGCGCCGCGTGGATCCTCAACCTCGTGCTCAGCGGACTCTTCCTGCTGCTCTTCGCCTTCGCGATGGTCTTCCCGGAGATCCGCGCGTACGCGCAGAACTGGATCTCCCTGATCCTGACCGCCGCCTTCGTCGCCGCGCTCGTCGTCGGCCGCCGCGAGTTCTACGCCAAGGGCGACCGCTCCAACCCGAAGCTGGCCTCGGCCGTCGCGGCCGGCGGGCTCCTGGTGACCTCACTCATCGCCGCACTGCTCGTCACCGTCACCAACACCGCCCACGACGACTACCGCTCGACGTTCCTGGACCGCTGGCGCTACGGCACCATGCGCCTGGTCTCGCTGGCCGCCGACGACAAGCGCTTCGAGGGCATCACCACGCCCGGCTGGGTCAACGTCGCCATCAACATCCTGAGCGCGCTGCTGCTCTGCGCCGTGCTGTACGCCGCGTTCCGCTCCCGCCGGGCCGTCGACCCGCTCACCGAGGACGACGAGGAGAGGCTGCGCGCGCTGCTCGACCGGCACGGCGACCGCGACTCCCTCGGCTACTTCTCGCTGCGCCGCGAGAAGAGCGTCGTGTGGTCCCCCACCGGCAAGGCAGCCGTCGCCTACCGCGTCGTCGGCGGTGTCTCCCTGGCCTCCGGCGACCCCATCGGCGACCCCGAGGCCTGGCCCGGCGCGATCGAGCCCTGGCTGGCCGAGGCCCGCGAACACGGCTGGATCCCCGCCGTGATGGGCGCGAGCGAGGAGGCGGGCACGATCTACGCCCGGCACGGCCTGGACGCCCTCGAACTGGGTGACGAAGCCATCGTGGAGATCGCGGAGTTCACGCTGGACGGGCGGGCCATGCGCACCGTCCGGCAGGCGTACAACCGCGTCAAGCGCGCCGGTTACACGGTCCGCATCCGCCGCCACGAGGACATCCCCGCCGACGAGATGGCGGCCCTCCTGGAGCGCGCCGACGACTGGCGCGACGGCGCCACCGAGCGCGGCTTCTCCATGGCCCTCGGCCGTCTCGGCGACCCGGCGGACGGCCGCTGCGTGATGCTCGAATGCACGGACGGCGACGGCGTGTTGCGTGCGCTGCTCTCCTTCGTCCCGTGGGGGCCGCACGGCCTCTCCCTCGACCTGATGCGGCGTGACCGCGACGCGGAGAACGGCCTGATGGAGTTCATGGTCATCGAACTCCTGCAGCGCGCCCCCGAGATCAAGATCACGCAGGTGTCGCTCAACTTCGCGATGTTCAGGTCGGTCTTCGAACGTGGCTCGCGGCTCGGCGCGGGCCCGGTCCTTCGCCTGTGGCGGTCGCTGCTCAGCTTCTTCTCCCGGTGGTGGCAGATCGAGTCCCTCTACCGCGCCAACGCCAAGTACCGGCCGATCTGGGAACCCCGCTTCCTTCTCTTCGAGAAGAGCATCGACCTGCTGCGCATCGGCGTGGCCTCCGGTCGCGCGGAGGGCTTCCTGGAGGCGCCGGGCCTGCCGAAGTGGCTGCACCGCAAACATCTGGAGTCGAGACGATGA
- the cobT gene encoding nicotinate-nucleotide--dimethylbenzimidazole phosphoribosyltransferase, producing MSSLNLDDFTDLIERPDGGVRRDAEERRERQSVPPGSLGRLDELGEWLAAAQSSVPVRPVERPRVVLFAGDHGVSEVGVSARPAGSAAALVRSVLAGETPAAVLARRLEVPVRVVDMALDCDPEELPAEVAGHRVRRGSGRIDVEDALTAEEAERALRAGMAVADEEADSGTDLVVLGDVSVGGTTPAATLVAALCGTDASVVTGRGGEPIDDLAWMRKCAVVRDALRRARPVLGDQLELLAAVGGADVAAMTGFLLQCAVRRTPVILDGVVASAAALVAQRVAFRAPDWWLAGHDSGEPAQTKALDRMALEPLLSHGVKVGEGAGALLALPLVQAAAALAAELPERKPETAQAAEAAQAPAEG from the coding sequence TGCCACCCGGCTCGCTGGGCCGCCTCGACGAACTCGGCGAGTGGCTCGCGGCGGCCCAGTCCTCGGTGCCGGTGCGGCCGGTCGAGCGGCCGCGCGTGGTCCTCTTCGCGGGTGACCACGGCGTGTCCGAGGTGGGTGTCTCGGCGCGGCCCGCGGGGAGCGCCGCCGCGCTCGTACGTTCCGTGCTGGCCGGCGAGACCCCGGCGGCCGTCCTCGCGCGCCGCCTCGAGGTGCCGGTCCGCGTCGTCGACATGGCCTTGGACTGCGACCCGGAGGAGCTGCCCGCCGAGGTGGCGGGCCACCGGGTGCGGCGCGGCTCCGGCCGCATCGACGTCGAGGACGCGCTGACCGCCGAGGAGGCGGAGCGGGCGCTGCGCGCGGGCATGGCCGTGGCCGACGAGGAGGCGGACTCGGGCACCGATCTGGTCGTCCTCGGCGATGTGAGCGTGGGCGGCACGACGCCCGCCGCGACGCTGGTCGCCGCGTTGTGCGGGACCGACGCGTCGGTGGTGACCGGGCGGGGCGGCGAACCCATCGACGACCTGGCGTGGATGCGCAAGTGCGCGGTCGTACGGGACGCGCTGCGGCGGGCCAGGCCCGTGCTCGGCGACCAGCTCGAGCTGCTCGCCGCGGTGGGCGGCGCCGACGTCGCGGCGATGACGGGCTTCCTGCTGCAGTGCGCGGTGCGGCGTACGCCGGTGATCCTGGACGGTGTCGTCGCGTCGGCGGCCGCACTGGTGGCCCAGCGGGTCGCCTTCCGGGCGCCGGACTGGTGGCTGGCGGGGCACGACAGCGGGGAGCCGGCGCAGACCAAGGCGCTCGACCGGATGGCGCTCGAACCGCTGCTCTCGCACGGTGTGAAGGTCGGCGAGGGCGCGGGCGCGCTGCTCGCGCTGCCGCTGGTGCAGGCCGCGGCCGCGCTGGCGGCGGAGCTGCCGGAGCGGAAGCCGGAGACGGCACAGGCCGCGGAGGCCGCACAGGCGCCCGCGGAGGGCTAG